In a genomic window of Mycolicibacter heraklionensis:
- a CDS encoding MmpS family transport accessory protein: MVLVAVAVVGIAAFAVYRLHGIFGSGDTTSTKSDKADEIVPFNPKDVVYEVFGAPGAVATINYLDVNAAPQQIIDAPLPWRYQATTTEPAVIADLRAQGNGDTLGCRIVIDGELKDERTVNAVSAYTFCLDKSG; the protein is encoded by the coding sequence ATGGTCCTTGTGGCCGTGGCTGTCGTCGGCATCGCCGCGTTCGCCGTCTACCGGCTGCACGGCATCTTCGGATCGGGTGACACCACGTCGACGAAGAGCGACAAGGCCGATGAAATCGTGCCCTTCAATCCCAAGGACGTCGTTTACGAGGTCTTCGGCGCACCGGGCGCGGTCGCCACCATCAACTACCTCGACGTCAACGCCGCGCCTCAGCAGATCATCGACGCTCCGCTGCCGTGGCGGTACCAGGCGACGACGACCGAACCGGCCGTTATCGCCGACCTGCGGGCGCAGGGCAACGGCGACACATTGGGCTGCCGCATCGTGATCGACGGCGAGCTCAAAGACGAAAGGACCGTCAACGCAGTGAGTGCTTACACCTTCTGCTTGGACAAGTCCGGATGA